The sequence below is a genomic window from Rickettsia prowazekii str. Breinl.
AGCGGTAGCTATAAGTCCACCACAAACAAGTGGTAAATCTATATAAGATCCAAAATTTAACATAAACTGCCTACATTGTCATAATGCAATTTGCATCCAATACAATATATTTTGAGTAATATTTTATACTGCAAGCAAATTGCTGTATAATACAAATTACAAACGATTACTTAACCAATGTTCCACGTAAGTTTCGTTATTATCTATCGCTTCTATACCTTTCTTTATTAAATATATGATATAATATATACCAACTCCAAAAATAATCAAATACACCACTACAAAAGCAATTAGAGAAATAAACACATATTTACCGAGTAATGGTGACACCGTATCCACGGTTTTTAAAATATTATATACTATATAAGGTTGTCTTCCTACTTCAGTTACTAACCAACCAGCAAGTACTGCAATAAAACCTGAAGGTGACATTAATATATACCAATATTGAAACCAATATGTAGTATATAATCTCTTGTTTAAGTAAAGATATAAACCAGCAATACCTGTAAATACCATTAAGCAACCAATTCCTAGCATAATACGAAAGCTAAAAAATACTACTGCAACCGGCGGACGTTCTTCTTTTGTCCATTCTTTTAAGCCTTTCACTTCACCGTCTAAACTATGCGTTAAGATTAAACTACTCGCATAAGGTATTTCTATAGCATATTTTGTTTTTTCTTCTTCTTTGTCAGGCAAGCCTATAAGATTAAATGATGCTCCTTTTTCTGTATTCCAAATACCTTCTATAGCTGAGACTTTGACAGGCTGATATTTAAGAGTATTTAAACCATGTAGATCCCCGATAAATATTTGAATAGGTGAAACAATTAACGCCATTAACACAGCCATAAAAAGCATAATTTTAGCATGCTTTTTATAACGATTATTGAGTAAATAAAAGCTAGCTACACCACCAATAACAAAAGAAGTAGTTAAATAAGATGCAGTAATCATATGGAAAAAGCGATAAGGAAAAGATGGATTAAAGATAATTTCTAACCAGTTTAAAGGATAAAAGAATCCTTCGTCTCGCAATTCAAAACCAGCAGGTGTATGCATCCAGCTACTCGCTGCAAGGATCCAAAAAGCTGAGATTATAGTACCGATCGCAACAATTAACGTAGAAATAAAATGTACTTTTTTAGTGACTTTATTAAAACCGAATAACATGATGCCTAGAAAAGAAGATTCAAGGAAAAAGGCAGTAAATACTTCAAAACCTAAAAGCGGCCCCAGAACATTGCCAACCTTATCTGAAAAATTCGACCAATTAGTACCAAACTGGTAAGACATTACAACACCAGAAACTACTCCCATACCAAAAGTAACGGCAAAAATCTTTACCCAAAATTTGTATATTTCTTGATAAATTGGATTTTTTGTTTTTAACCACAACCCTTCAATTACCGCTAAAAAACTTGCAAGTCCTATAGTAAAAGTAGGAAATACTATATGGAAACTTATGGTAAAAGCGAATTGAATCCTCGATAATAATACTTGATCAAATTCCATATGATTCTATCATTCCTGATCCTGAAGAGGTAATATCCATAAAAATAACTGTAATATGATTTAATAATTATATGTCCGGAAAATATATAAAAAGCAAATTTTTTATATATTTTTGCTTCCTGACGCCACAGAAAAATTACATACAATAACATCAAGACAGTATTTGATTTAATTATCCACCTTTGTTATTATTAAATTCTATCTGATTAGTTTTAACAAATTTCCCTTTTTCGGAGTTCCAATTATAATGAACATTTACTATTCTTATTTCTGTAACATTAATATCACCATTGGACAATTGAGTTACATCATACCCTTTTCTAATAGAATCTGTAATTAATAAGCTTGCTTGACAAATATACTTTATATCAGAGAACGGCGAATTATCTTCCTTAAACGTGTTTTGTTCTTCTAAAAAATTATTAGATAATTCTTTTTCTTGCATTTCTTATGATTTTGAAGTTATTTTCTGAATTTTGTAGCATTATTTAATGTAAGAAGCAAGGCTTGTTTATTATTTTTCAATAGATTTAATATTTTGAGGTATATTTTTACTAAAAAAATTTTAATAAACTAACAATTAACACAAATTAATATTTAAGAATTGAGGTACCGTATCGTGATCAAATACCATGCTTTATCTAAATCTACATTTAGCTTAGGTATTTATTTTTTAAAATTTGATAAAATTAAGATTACTTTATTAACTGTAATTTGTATTTTATTTGGTATTATTCCAGCAATGGATAGTATATTACTTCAAAAAATCATTGATCTAATTGAATCTTTTAGTGATGAAAATGCTCATAACTTGCTGTCATCAATGATTTACTGGGCAATATTTTACGCTCTTTGGTGGGAGAGTATTAATATAGCATATCGTTCATATGATTATTTGTATCTCAAAACTATGCCAGTAATAAAAGGGAAAATACTAAATGAACTTTACAATTATACACAATATCATAGCCATAAATTCTTTCAGGATAATCTAGCAGGGCATATTAGCAATCGTATTACTGAAACTGCAAGGTCATTTGAGATGATTATTTCTATATTCGGCGAAAAACTTCTACGTAAACTTGCGATTATTGTATTTGCATTAATTGCTTTATATTCAGTACATTATGCTTTTGCTACGATATTTATTTTATGGATTACAGTTTTTTTAGGACTGAGTATTCTTTTCTCAGATAAAATGAATCAATACTCATTAAATTATGCTAGAAGTCAATCCTTTGTTGCCGGCAGTATTGTAGATGCAATTAGCAATATTAATGCTGTAAGAATGTTTACAGCACATAAATTTGAACGTCAACATTTAGAAACAAGAGTAGAAAATGCCATAGCTGATGAACAAACTATGCAATTCTTTATGTTTAAATTGCGTTACTCTCTTGGAATGTCGTGTTCAATAATGATTTTTATCATGATTTATTATTTATCGCGACTTCGTAGTGAATTATCTATAAGTATAGGTGATTGTGTGTTAGTGCTAACATTATGTATAAATGTAGCAGACGATATTTGGGATTTAACTCAGGAAATCGGTGATATGTTCGAGCAGATCGGAGCATTTAATCAAGGTTTGTCTTTAATGGCACCACATATTATAACGGATATTGAAAATGCTACTCCTTTAGATATTAAAGAAGGGATTATTGAATTTAGAAATGTCACGTTTAATTATTACCATAATAATAATCTATTTTATAAAAAATCGGTATTAATACCTAGTAAACAAAAAGTCGGACTAGTAGGCTTTTCAGGTTCAGGAAAAACTACTTTTATTAGTTTACTCACTAGATTGCACGATATAGAAGACGGAATGATTTTAATAGATAATCAAAATATTAGAAATGTAACTCAAGATTCTTTAAGAAAAGCAATTAGCCTCATACCTCAAGAACCGGTTCTTTTTCACCGTACCATTTTAGACAATATTAGATACGGGAAAAAAGAAGCTACTCTTGATGAAATTATAGCAGCAGCTAAAGCAGCACATATCCACGATGTTATCGATAATCTACCCGATGGTTACAATACTATGTGTGGAGAGCGTGGGAATAATTTATCTGGCGGTCAACGTCAAAGAATTATCATAGCAAGAGCCATCTTAAAAAATGCTCCTATTTTAATTCTTGATGAAGCAACAAGTAGTTTAGATAGTGAGACTGAAAGCATGATTCAAAATTCAATGGATTATTTAATGCAAAATAAAACCGTGATCGTCATTGCCCATAGATTATCTACTTTACTCAATATGGATAGAATTTTAGTTTTTGAAGCAGGCAGCATAATTGATGATGGTAGTCACACAGAATTATTAAAAAATAGCAAGCTATATAAAAAATTATGGGACTCACAAATAAAAGGATCGATAGTATAAGGCAATTATAACGTTACTTTACTATTTTCCCACTGTCATACCGTATCTTGTCGACATTAATGGTATGGTTTATGCCTGCATTATATAATACTGGGATCAATCTTTAAGAGAAATCATTATAAATTAATATCCCTTCTGTTACTTTTACAATATGACTAAAAACATTGTAGCTTTAGAGATGAATGTACACAGCTTTATTAGTATGTTCCTATAAACATTTTTAATTGAACAAATACAACTAGAACGTATTAATATCCTCAATTTTCTGATTCTCATTAAAAAAGAATGCTCAGATGAAAATCTCAGAAGCTCTAATTTGAAAGTGATACTTTAAAGTAGGATGCAAATCATATTGCAAAAATACTTTTACAATATCTATATATCTTATATTATTGAATATTTAGCAATATCAAATTATAATATATTGTGTAAATATTGTAGCTACATTATTACTAATATTAGGAGCTAAATCAAGCAAATTAGTGACAATAGCTATATTTTGTGTTCTCAAAAGTAGCAAACTCTATATAAACTAAGACCTATCTCGTCCGATATACATCATCGATAGCAATACATAAATGTGTTTCACTAAAATATTTAGAAATTAAAAGCATATATTATATCTTTCTGATTATTACACACAAAATGATAATAAAGAAAT
It includes:
- a CDS encoding cytochrome ubiquinol oxidase subunit I, which codes for MEFDQVLLSRIQFAFTISFHIVFPTFTIGLASFLAVIEGLWLKTKNPIYQEIYKFWVKIFAVTFGMGVVSGVVMSYQFGTNWSNFSDKVGNVLGPLLGFEVFTAFFLESSFLGIMLFGFNKVTKKVHFISTLIVAIGTIISAFWILAASSWMHTPAGFELRDEGFFYPLNWLEIIFNPSFPYRFFHMITASYLTTSFVIGGVASFYLLNNRYKKHAKIMLFMAVLMALIVSPIQIFIGDLHGLNTLKYQPVKVSAIEGIWNTEKGASFNLIGLPDKEEEKTKYAIEIPYASSLILTHSLDGEVKGLKEWTKEERPPVAVVFFSFRIMLGIGCLMVFTGIAGLYLYLNKRLYTTYWFQYWYILMSPSGFIAVLAGWLVTEVGRQPYIVYNILKTVDTVSPLLGKYVFISLIAFVVVYLIIFGVGIYYIIYLIKKGIEAIDNNETYVEHWLSNRL
- a CDS encoding DUF2671 domain-containing protein, which encodes MQEKELSNNFLEEQNTFKEDNSPFSDIKYICQASLLITDSIRKGYDVTQLSNGDINVTEIRIVNVHYNWNSEKGKFVKTNQIEFNNNKGG
- a CDS encoding ABC transporter ATP-binding protein, translating into MIKYHALSKSTFSLGIYFLKFDKIKITLLTVICILFGIIPAMDSILLQKIIDLIESFSDENAHNLLSSMIYWAIFYALWWESINIAYRSYDYLYLKTMPVIKGKILNELYNYTQYHSHKFFQDNLAGHISNRITETARSFEMIISIFGEKLLRKLAIIVFALIALYSVHYAFATIFILWITVFLGLSILFSDKMNQYSLNYARSQSFVAGSIVDAISNINAVRMFTAHKFERQHLETRVENAIADEQTMQFFMFKLRYSLGMSCSIMIFIMIYYLSRLRSELSISIGDCVLVLTLCINVADDIWDLTQEIGDMFEQIGAFNQGLSLMAPHIITDIENATPLDIKEGIIEFRNVTFNYYHNNNLFYKKSVLIPSKQKVGLVGFSGSGKTTFISLLTRLHDIEDGMILIDNQNIRNVTQDSLRKAISLIPQEPVLFHRTILDNIRYGKKEATLDEIIAAAKAAHIHDVIDNLPDGYNTMCGERGNNLSGGQRQRIIIARAILKNAPILILDEATSSLDSETESMIQNSMDYLMQNKTVIVIAHRLSTLLNMDRILVFEAGSIIDDGSHTELLKNSKLYKKLWDSQIKGSIV